The following are encoded in a window of Alosa sapidissima isolate fAloSap1 chromosome 12, fAloSap1.pri, whole genome shotgun sequence genomic DNA:
- the phactr1 gene encoding phosphatase and actin regulator 1 isoform X2, which yields MAAASEDETDRRPFRRARSKSDTPYLVETRLSLNLQSVEGAERLAALRSDSLVPGTHTPPIRRRGKLATLGRLFKPWTWRRKRNDKFQQNSAALERKMSMRASREELIRRGVLKEIHEKESVLPLPPVMGQGVCVAVSKECDVSKPTKTGDVGPDSSRKLSPPLPPKKVMICEPTPPSHPPPAHTVTHTHTLTLTHTLTHAHTLAYPSIPPSRIIEELNKTLALTMQRLESSVFHAVPSMMIECEDNKENHLRQPDFQGPPSSYTQQERAGEEEEEEDDDDDSLFTSTLALRVLRKDSLAVKIGNRPSQWELEEKNILLRHSDQERLESRQQTCTKLTRRLSLRPTAEELEQRNILKPRNEEEEQEEKREIKRRLNKKLRERPTVEALREARILSFNDYVEVAEVQDYDRRADKPWTRLTAADKAAIRKELNDFKSTEMEVHESSRHLTRFHRP from the exons ATGGCTGCAGCATCCGAGGACGAGACTGACCGTCGGCCGTTCCGAAGAGCGCGATCCAAGAGCGACACTCCGTACCTCGTCGAGACCCGACTGTCCCTCAACCTCCAGTCAG TGGAAGGGGCAGAGCGTCTGGCAGCGCTGCGCTCTGATTCGCTGgtcccaggcacacacacaccacccatacGAAGGCGAGGCAAGCTGGCCACCCTGGGTCGCCTCTTCAAACCTTGGacctggaggaggaagagaaatgaCAAGTTCCAGCAGAATTCCGCAG cTCTGGAGAGAAAGATGTCCATGCGAGCCAGCAGAGAGGAGTTAATCAGGCGAGGAGTACTAAAGGAAATCCATGAAAAag AGAGTGTCTTGCCGTTGCCTCCAGTGATGGgccagggggtgtgtgtggccgTCTCAAAGGAGTGTGATGTCTCCAAACCCACTAAAACTGGAGACGTTGGGCCAG aCTCCAGCAGGaaactctctcctcctctcccaccaAAGAAAGTGATGATCTGTGAGCCGACgccaccctcccacccccctcccgctcacactgttacacacacgcacaccctcacactcacacacactctgacgcacgcacacacactggcctacCCCAGCATACCCCCCAGCCGCATCATTGAGGAGCTCAACAAGACGCTTGCTCTTACCATGCAGCGGCTAGAGag ttctgtgttccatgcTGTTCCATCGATGATGATTGAGTGTGAGGACAACAAGGAGAATCACCTGCGCCAACCAGACTTCCAAGGCCCGCCCAGCAGCTACACCCAGCAGGAGAGagcgggggaggaggaggaggaggaagatgacgaCGATGATTCACTCTTCACAA gcactCTGGCTTTGAGGGTGCTCAGGAAAGACTCCCTGGCTGTGAAGATTGGTAATCGCCCATCTCAGtgggagctggaggagaagaaCATCCTTCTGAGACACTCGGACCAGGAGAGACTGGAAAGCAGACAGCAGACCTGCACCAAACTcacacg GAGGTTAAGCCTGAGGCCAACAGCAGAGGAGCTTGAGCAGAGGAATATCCTTAAGC CCCggaatgaggaggaggaacaggaagaaaagagagaaatcaAGAGACGGCTCAACAAAAAG CTGCGAGAGCGGCCCACAGTGGAGGCGTTGCGTGAGGCTCGGATTCTCAGCTTCAACGACTATGTGGAGGTGGCCGAGGTGCAGGACTATGATCGCCGTGCCGACAAACCCTGGACTCGCCTCACTGCAGCTGACAAg GCCGCTATACGCAAGGAACTGAATGACTTCAAAAGCACAGAGATGGAGGTTCATGAGTCCAGTCGCCACCTAACCAg GTTCCACAGGCCCTGA
- the phactr1 gene encoding phosphatase and actin regulator 1 isoform X1 has protein sequence MAGPPHAVARLVSGAREESPSLSTPAEKPRKRRSFYVLRMRSPSAAVNNNNNSLAPLVIPGQIKHICSNCSRGRELRDVEGAERLAALRSDSLVPGTHTPPIRRRGKLATLGRLFKPWTWRRKRNDKFQQNSAALERKMSMRASREELIRRGVLKEIHEKESVLPLPPVMGQGVCVAVSKECDVSKPTKTGDVGPDSSRKLSPPLPPKKVMICEPTPPSHPPPAHTVTHTHTLTLTHTLTHAHTLAYPSIPPSRIIEELNKTLALTMQRLESSVFHAVPSMMIECEDNKENHLRQPDFQGPPSSYTQQERAGEEEEEEDDDDDSLFTSTLALRVLRKDSLAVKIGNRPSQWELEEKNILLRHSDQERLESRQQTCTKLTRRLSLRPTAEELEQRNILKPRNEEEEQEEKREIKRRLNKKLRERPTVEALREARILSFNDYVEVAEVQDYDRRADKPWTRLTAADKAAIRKELNDFKSTEMEVHESSRHLTRFHRP, from the exons ATGGCAGGACCACCGCATGCCGTGGCTCGGCTCGTCTCCGGGGCCCGGGAGGAGTCGCCATCCTTGAGTACTCCAGCCGAGAAGCCCCGAAAGCGGAGATCTTTTTACGTCCTTCGCATGCGGtctccgagcgccgccgttaacaacaacaacaacagcctcGCCCCGTTAGTGATTCCTGGACAGATCAAACACATCTGCAGCAACTGCAGCCGCGGGCGCGAGCTACGGGAcg TGGAAGGGGCAGAGCGTCTGGCAGCGCTGCGCTCTGATTCGCTGgtcccaggcacacacacaccacccatacGAAGGCGAGGCAAGCTGGCCACCCTGGGTCGCCTCTTCAAACCTTGGacctggaggaggaagagaaatgaCAAGTTCCAGCAGAATTCCGCAG cTCTGGAGAGAAAGATGTCCATGCGAGCCAGCAGAGAGGAGTTAATCAGGCGAGGAGTACTAAAGGAAATCCATGAAAAag AGAGTGTCTTGCCGTTGCCTCCAGTGATGGgccagggggtgtgtgtggccgTCTCAAAGGAGTGTGATGTCTCCAAACCCACTAAAACTGGAGACGTTGGGCCAG aCTCCAGCAGGaaactctctcctcctctcccaccaAAGAAAGTGATGATCTGTGAGCCGACgccaccctcccacccccctcccgctcacactgttacacacacgcacaccctcacactcacacacactctgacgcacgcacacacactggcctacCCCAGCATACCCCCCAGCCGCATCATTGAGGAGCTCAACAAGACGCTTGCTCTTACCATGCAGCGGCTAGAGag ttctgtgttccatgcTGTTCCATCGATGATGATTGAGTGTGAGGACAACAAGGAGAATCACCTGCGCCAACCAGACTTCCAAGGCCCGCCCAGCAGCTACACCCAGCAGGAGAGagcgggggaggaggaggaggaggaagatgacgaCGATGATTCACTCTTCACAA gcactCTGGCTTTGAGGGTGCTCAGGAAAGACTCCCTGGCTGTGAAGATTGGTAATCGCCCATCTCAGtgggagctggaggagaagaaCATCCTTCTGAGACACTCGGACCAGGAGAGACTGGAAAGCAGACAGCAGACCTGCACCAAACTcacacg GAGGTTAAGCCTGAGGCCAACAGCAGAGGAGCTTGAGCAGAGGAATATCCTTAAGC CCCggaatgaggaggaggaacaggaagaaaagagagaaatcaAGAGACGGCTCAACAAAAAG CTGCGAGAGCGGCCCACAGTGGAGGCGTTGCGTGAGGCTCGGATTCTCAGCTTCAACGACTATGTGGAGGTGGCCGAGGTGCAGGACTATGATCGCCGTGCCGACAAACCCTGGACTCGCCTCACTGCAGCTGACAAg GCCGCTATACGCAAGGAACTGAATGACTTCAAAAGCACAGAGATGGAGGTTCATGAGTCCAGTCGCCACCTAACCAg GTTCCACAGGCCCTGA